In Sander lucioperca isolate FBNREF2018 chromosome 12, SLUC_FBN_1.2, whole genome shotgun sequence, one DNA window encodes the following:
- the tnfrsf9a gene encoding tumor necrosis factor receptor superfamily member 9a, giving the protein MAAILRALVLALLIQGCFCSVGQTDTGCMKWTPKGDNVCCEACFAGHRLVKECGPSPKDLCTPCEAGTFTVNPKQYSCTRCTQCVGAQVYVKMCTATTDTKCGCREGLICGNDRCSFCVKKCDKGYEPEKRSCRPCPEGTFNDQSHQMCKPWSTKCPNPDQKIVAMGNGLTDIKCVNISIAQVTVPKRPDPTEQAWPLVLSVITSAVLMAFSIIIISLVAKKIFQKRKEKGKKPITKTPIIGTPTDDPRTLIAIECSFHEAQQEQGSSSESLNSKDSSGQLIA; this is encoded by the exons ATGGCTGCAATCTTAAGGGCATTGGTTCTCGCGTTGCTCATTCAGGGCTGTTTTTGCAGTGTTGGACAGACTGACACAGGCTGCATGAAATGGACACCAAAAGGAGATAATGTTTGCTGTGAAGCCTGTTTTGCTG GACACCGCCTGGTCAAAGAATGTGGCCCAAGCCCGAAAGATCTCTGTACTCCTTGTGAGGCTGGGACATTTACGGTGAACCCAAAACAGTACAGCTGTACCAGGTGTACACAGTGTGTAG GTGCTCAAGTCTATGTGAAAATGTGCACTGCCACAACTGACACAAAGTGTGGCTGTAGAGAAGGACTCATCTGTGGTAATGACCGCTGTTCTTTCTGTGTCAAAAAGTGTGACAAAGGTTATGAACCAGAGAAAC GTTCTTGCAGACCATGTCCAGAGGGAACCTTCAATGACCAAAGTCACCAGATGTGTAAACCCTGGAGTACCAA GTGTCCCAATCCAGATCAAAAGATTGTGGCCATGGGAAATGGACTTACGGACATCAAGTGTGTTAATATTTCAATAGCCCAAGTGACCGTTCCAAAGCGACCTG ATCCCACAGAGCAGGCATGGCCATTGGTCTTATCTGTGATCACAAGTGCGGTTCTGATGGCCTttagcatcatcatcatcagccttGTAGCCAAGAAAATCTTccagaaaagaaaggaaaaaggcaaaaagccAATCACAAAGACCCCGATAATCGGAACCCCTACAG aTGATCCTAGGACATTAATAGCCATTGAGTGTAGTTTCCACGAGGCCCAGCAAGAGCAGGGCAGCAGCTCAGAGTCGCTCAACTCCAAGGACTCCTCGGGCCAGCTCATTGCTTGA